The following proteins are encoded in a genomic region of Streptomyces sp. NBC_01723:
- a CDS encoding SDR family oxidoreductase, whose amino-acid sequence MTNPSTPSNPTTPILVTGGTGTLGGHVVPLLRAAGHQVRILTRRPPSAADDGVEYVTGDLLTGEGVDAAAGGVRTVLHLAGGPKGDDEATRTLVRAAARADVRHLVYISVVGADTVPLAWLRTKLESERAIADSGIGWTVLRAAQFHELTLTMIEKMVRLPVLPAPGGLRLQPVAAREVAERLTELTLAEPSGRVPDMTGPEVHDLAALADTYREVHGRRRRPRLPVRMPGKAGRAYRSGANLTLAGALVAKLTWAEFLAERAGRGR is encoded by the coding sequence ATGACGAACCCCTCCACCCCCTCGAACCCCACCACCCCCATCCTGGTCACCGGCGGTACCGGCACCCTCGGCGGGCACGTCGTCCCGCTGCTGCGGGCGGCCGGTCACCAGGTGCGGATCCTCACCCGGCGGCCCCCCTCCGCCGCGGACGACGGCGTCGAGTACGTCACCGGCGACCTCCTGACCGGTGAGGGCGTCGACGCCGCGGCCGGCGGTGTGCGCACCGTCCTGCACCTGGCGGGCGGTCCGAAGGGCGACGACGAGGCGACCCGCACCCTGGTACGCGCCGCCGCGCGGGCCGACGTACGGCACCTCGTGTACATCTCGGTCGTGGGCGCCGACACCGTGCCGCTGGCCTGGCTGCGCACCAAGCTGGAGTCGGAGCGGGCGATCGCCGACTCGGGCATCGGCTGGACGGTGCTGCGGGCGGCCCAGTTCCACGAGCTGACCCTGACCATGATCGAGAAGATGGTCCGGCTGCCGGTCCTCCCGGCCCCGGGCGGACTGCGCCTCCAGCCCGTCGCCGCCCGCGAGGTCGCCGAACGCCTAACGGAACTGACCCTGGCGGAGCCGTCCGGCCGGGTCCCCGACATGACCGGCCCCGAGGTCCACGACCTGGCCGCGCTGGCGGACACCTACCGCGAGGTCCACGGCCGCCGTCGGCGCCCGAGGCTGCCGGTGCGCATGCCCGGCAAAGCGGGGCGCGCGTACCGCTCCGGCGCCAACCTCACCTTGGCGGGGGCTCTGGTGGCCAAGCTGACCTGGGCGGAGTTCCTGGCGGAACGGGCGGGCCGCGGCCGGTGA
- a CDS encoding ATP-binding cassette domain-containing protein yields MPGAIYAEGLVKTFGDVRALDGVDLDVPEGTVLGLLGPNGAGKTTAVRCLTTLLRPDSGRAVVAGIDVLKQPNDVRRSIGLSGQFAAVDEYLTGRENLQMVGQLYQMRSKAAKARAVELLEQFHLTDAADRPTKTYSGGMRRRLDLAAALVVSPPVMFMDEPTTGLDPRNRQELWEVIKQLVSGGTTLLLTTQYLEEADHLAHDIAVVDHGRVIARGTSDQLKARTGGERVEVVVHERDHMGTAAEVLAGFGKGSTSVEEHTRKLTVPVTGGAKLLAEVIRELDVRGIEIDDIGLRRPTLDDVFLSLTGHVAEAEAENEGDDQDPTADAGHKDKKEAAK; encoded by the coding sequence ATGCCAGGCGCCATCTATGCCGAAGGCCTGGTCAAGACTTTCGGTGACGTAAGGGCTCTGGACGGCGTCGACCTGGACGTTCCCGAGGGCACGGTCCTGGGCCTGCTCGGGCCGAACGGCGCGGGCAAGACCACCGCCGTCCGCTGCCTCACGACGCTGTTGCGCCCCGACAGCGGCAGGGCGGTCGTCGCGGGCATCGACGTGCTCAAGCAGCCCAACGACGTCCGGCGTTCCATCGGCCTCTCCGGCCAGTTCGCCGCGGTCGACGAGTACCTGACCGGCCGGGAGAACCTCCAGATGGTCGGCCAGCTCTACCAGATGCGGTCCAAGGCCGCGAAGGCCAGGGCCGTCGAGCTGCTGGAGCAGTTCCACCTCACGGACGCCGCCGACCGTCCCACGAAGACCTACTCCGGAGGCATGCGCCGCCGGCTCGACCTGGCGGCGGCCCTGGTGGTCTCCCCGCCCGTCATGTTCATGGACGAACCGACCACCGGCCTCGACCCGCGCAACCGCCAGGAGCTGTGGGAGGTCATCAAGCAGCTGGTCTCCGGCGGTACGACCCTGCTGCTGACCACGCAGTATCTGGAGGAGGCCGACCACCTCGCGCACGACATCGCGGTGGTCGACCACGGCCGCGTCATCGCCCGCGGCACCTCCGACCAGCTCAAGGCCCGCACCGGCGGAGAGCGCGTCGAGGTCGTCGTCCACGAGCGCGACCACATGGGGACGGCCGCCGAGGTGCTCGCCGGATTCGGCAAGGGCTCGACCAGCGTCGAGGAGCACACCCGGAAGCTCACCGTCCCCGTCACCGGCGGCGCGAAGCTGCTCGCCGAGGTCATCCGCGAGCTGGACGTCCGCGGCATCGAGATCGACGACATCGGACTGCGCCGCCCCACCCTGGACGACGTCTTCCTCTCCCTCACCGGCCACGTGGCCGAGGCCGAGGCCGAGAACGAGGGCGACGACCAGGACCCGACGGCCGACGCCGGCCACAAGGACAAGAAGGAGGCCGCCAAGTGA
- the ilvA gene encoding threonine ammonia-lyase has translation MSYSTAALVGPVTLDDVRGAQKMLSGVARVTAMEGSRHLSQLVGSPVHLKCENLQRTGSFKLRGAYVRIAGLLPEQRAAGVVAASAGNHAQGVALASSLLGVRSTVFMPKGAPLPKISATRDYGAEVRLHGQVVDETLAAAQEYAERTGAVFIHPFDHPDVIAGQGTVGLEILEQCPEVRTVVVGIGGGGLVAGIAVAVKALRPDVRIVGVQAEGAAAYPPSLAAGRPVAVDHPVTMADGIKVGRPGDVPFGIVGELVDEVRTVSEDELSTALLLCLERAKLVVEPAGASPVAALLSDPGSFEGPVVAVLSGGNVDPVLMQGVLRHGMAAQGRYLAVRLRLTDRPGALATLLGVLSVVDANVLDVSHVRTDPRLGLTEAEVELHLETKGPEHCAEVGRALREAGYPVIG, from the coding sequence ATGAGCTACAGCACGGCCGCCCTCGTCGGACCCGTCACCCTCGACGACGTGCGCGGAGCGCAGAAGATGCTCTCGGGTGTGGCGCGGGTGACGGCGATGGAGGGCAGCAGACACCTGTCCCAGCTGGTCGGCTCGCCGGTGCACCTCAAGTGCGAGAACCTCCAGCGGACGGGCTCGTTCAAACTGCGCGGCGCCTACGTCCGGATCGCCGGGCTGCTCCCCGAGCAGCGGGCCGCCGGGGTGGTCGCGGCGAGCGCCGGCAACCACGCGCAGGGCGTGGCCCTGGCGTCGTCGCTGCTCGGTGTGCGTTCGACGGTGTTCATGCCGAAGGGTGCCCCGCTGCCGAAGATCAGCGCGACCCGGGACTACGGAGCCGAGGTGCGCCTGCACGGCCAGGTGGTCGACGAGACGCTGGCCGCGGCGCAGGAGTACGCGGAGCGGACCGGCGCGGTGTTCATCCACCCCTTCGACCACCCCGACGTCATCGCGGGCCAGGGGACGGTCGGGTTGGAGATCCTGGAGCAGTGCCCCGAGGTGCGGACCGTCGTGGTCGGGATCGGCGGGGGAGGGCTGGTGGCCGGCATCGCGGTCGCCGTGAAGGCGCTGCGGCCGGACGTGCGGATCGTGGGCGTGCAGGCGGAGGGCGCGGCGGCGTATCCGCCCTCGCTGGCCGCCGGGCGTCCGGTGGCGGTCGACCACCCGGTGACGATGGCCGACGGCATCAAGGTGGGGCGGCCGGGCGACGTGCCGTTCGGCATCGTCGGCGAGTTGGTGGACGAGGTCCGCACGGTCTCGGAGGACGAGCTGTCCACGGCTCTGCTGCTCTGCCTGGAGCGGGCCAAGCTCGTCGTGGAGCCGGCCGGGGCGAGTCCGGTGGCGGCGCTGCTCAGCGATCCCGGGTCGTTCGAGGGCCCCGTCGTGGCGGTGCTGTCCGGGGGCAACGTGGACCCCGTGCTGATGCAGGGCGTGCTGCGGCACGGCATGGCCGCCCAGGGCCGCTACCTGGCGGTCCGGCTGCGGCTGACCGACCGTCCCGGCGCCCTGGCCACGCTTCTCGGGGTGTTGTCAGTGGTCGACGCTAACGTCCTCGATGTGAGCCACGTACGGACCGATCCCCGGCTCGGGCTCACGGAGGCGGAGGTCGAGCTGCACCTGGAGACGAAGGGCCCGGAGCACTGCGCCGAGGTCGGCAGGGCGCTGCGGGAGGCCGGCTACCCCGTCATCGGCTGA
- the msrA gene encoding peptide-methionine (S)-S-oxide reductase MsrA, whose product MAAQTQRAVLAGGCFWGMEELIRRLPGVTATRVGYTGGDVPNATYRNHGTHAEAIEILYDPEQTDYRALLEFFFQIHDPSTKNRQGNDIGLSYRSAIYYVDDEQKRIAEDTIADVDASGLWPGKVVTEVEPVGPFWEAEPEHQDYLQRYPDGYTCHFPRPGWRLPVRADG is encoded by the coding sequence ATGGCTGCGCAGACACAGAGGGCCGTGCTCGCGGGCGGATGCTTCTGGGGGATGGAGGAGCTGATCCGCCGGCTTCCCGGCGTCACCGCGACCCGGGTCGGTTACACCGGGGGAGACGTGCCGAACGCGACGTATCGCAACCACGGCACCCACGCGGAGGCCATCGAGATCCTCTACGACCCGGAGCAGACCGACTACCGCGCGCTGCTGGAGTTCTTCTTCCAGATCCACGACCCGAGCACCAAGAACCGCCAGGGCAACGACATCGGTCTCAGCTACCGCTCGGCGATCTACTACGTCGACGACGAGCAGAAGCGGATCGCCGAGGACACGATCGCGGACGTGGACGCCTCCGGCCTGTGGCCCGGCAAGGTCGTCACCGAGGTGGAGCCGGTCGGGCCCTTCTGGGAGGCCGAGCCCGAGCACCAGGACTACCTGCAGCGCTACCCCGACGGGTACACCTGCCACTTCCCGCGGCCGGGGTGGCGGCTGCCGGTGCGCGCCGACGGATGA
- a CDS encoding aldo/keto reductase, whose amino-acid sequence MQYRTLGRTGVQVSSLALGAMNFGSIGRTTQEEATALVDAALEAGINLIDTADWYSGGESEEMVGKAIAGRREDIVLATKAYMPMSDEPNHRGASRRWLVTELDNSLRRLGVDHVDLYQIHRWDPDTSDEETLSALTDLQRAGKIRYFGSSTFPAYRIVEAQWAAREHHLGRYVTEQPSYSVLQRGVESHVLPVTERYGLGVLVWSPLASGWLSGAVRAGREIATHRSSVLPERFDTSLPANRARIDAVEKLAAVADEAGLTMIQLALGFVTAHPAVTAALVGPRTPDHLRAQLAAADTVLCDDVLDAIDAIVAPGTDLAAHEKSDATPALLVPSLRRR is encoded by the coding sequence ATGCAGTACCGCACCTTGGGCCGCACCGGCGTGCAGGTCAGTTCGCTCGCGCTCGGCGCCATGAACTTCGGCAGCATCGGACGCACCACCCAGGAGGAGGCCACCGCCCTCGTCGACGCCGCCCTGGAGGCCGGGATCAACCTCATCGACACCGCCGACTGGTACAGCGGCGGCGAGTCCGAGGAGATGGTCGGCAAGGCCATCGCGGGCCGCCGCGAGGACATCGTGCTGGCCACGAAGGCGTACATGCCGATGAGCGACGAACCCAACCACAGGGGCGCCTCGCGCCGCTGGCTGGTCACCGAGCTGGACAACAGCCTGCGCCGGCTCGGCGTCGACCACGTCGACCTCTACCAGATCCACCGCTGGGACCCGGACACCAGCGACGAGGAGACGCTGTCCGCCCTCACCGACCTCCAGCGCGCGGGGAAGATCCGCTACTTCGGCTCCTCGACCTTCCCCGCGTACCGCATCGTCGAGGCGCAGTGGGCCGCCCGCGAGCACCACCTGGGCCGGTACGTCACCGAGCAGCCCAGTTACTCCGTCCTCCAGCGCGGGGTCGAGAGCCACGTGCTGCCCGTGACCGAGCGGTACGGACTCGGCGTGCTGGTGTGGAGCCCGCTGGCCTCGGGGTGGCTGTCGGGAGCGGTCCGGGCGGGGCGGGAGATCGCCACGCACCGTTCGTCGGTCCTGCCGGAGCGGTTCGACACCTCGCTGCCCGCCAACCGGGCCCGCATCGACGCCGTCGAGAAGCTGGCCGCGGTCGCGGACGAGGCCGGACTCACCATGATCCAGCTCGCGCTCGGTTTCGTGACCGCCCATCCGGCCGTCACCGCCGCGCTCGTCGGCCCCCGGACCCCGGACCACCTGCGCGCGCAGCTCGCCGCCGCGGACACCGTGCTCTGCGACGACGTCCTCGACGCGATCGACGCCATCGTCGCCCCCGGCACGGACCTGGCGGCGCACGAGAAGTCCGACGCCACGCCCGCGCTCCTCGTCCCCTCGCTGCGGCGCCGCTGA
- a CDS encoding MarR family winged helix-turn-helix transcriptional regulator: MSMDMTTAGDPGLLETLQHEVALFARRAEQTRLGGVGQVRNSMDRAAYLLLNRLDKEGPMGVKALAASMGIDSSTVTRQVAPLVDTGLVKRTSHPEDGRAVVLQLSPRGEARLEEVRSSRRQLMAELTHDWAPEEREAFCALLARFNGALSARMAPSGMAGQDSPSGS, encoded by the coding sequence ATGTCGATGGACATGACGACCGCCGGTGACCCCGGTCTTCTCGAGACGCTCCAGCACGAGGTCGCGCTCTTCGCCCGTCGTGCCGAACAGACCCGGCTCGGCGGGGTCGGACAGGTCCGCAACTCCATGGACCGCGCCGCCTACCTGCTGCTCAACCGCCTCGACAAAGAGGGCCCGATGGGCGTGAAGGCACTGGCCGCGAGCATGGGGATCGACTCCTCCACGGTCACCCGTCAGGTGGCTCCGCTCGTGGACACGGGCCTGGTCAAGAGGACGTCGCACCCGGAGGACGGACGCGCGGTGGTGCTCCAGCTGTCCCCGCGCGGCGAGGCGCGGCTGGAGGAGGTCCGCTCCTCCCGGCGTCAGCTGATGGCCGAGCTGACCCACGACTGGGCGCCGGAGGAGCGCGAGGCGTTCTGCGCGCTCCTCGCGCGCTTCAACGGCGCCCTGTCCGCCCGGATGGCCCCTTCGGGCATGGCGGGGCAGGACTCGCCGTCGGGCTCCTGA
- a CDS encoding ABC transporter permease yields MSAATEATPAGASTNPVGASIRDSLVIARRNLIRMTRIPEMVLFGVIQPVMFVVLFTYVFGGSLQIGNTTDADVYKDFLMAGIFAQTVTFATAGSAAGIADDMQKGLVDRFRSLPMARGAVLTGRTVADLVQTAITLLVLAIVALIVGWRTGSAEPTNAVRILAGFGLLLLLGYAFTWIGALIGLSVRTPEAATSGGIIWLFPVTFVSNAFVDSSQMTPWLRHIAEWNPFSATVQACRELFGNPGVVQSDAWPMQHPVWASVMWSVLIIAVFRTLSVRKYRSAAS; encoded by the coding sequence GTGAGCGCCGCCACCGAAGCCACGCCGGCCGGGGCAAGCACCAACCCCGTCGGGGCGTCCATCAGGGACTCCCTGGTCATCGCCCGGAGAAACCTGATCCGGATGACCCGGATCCCGGAGATGGTCCTGTTCGGGGTCATCCAGCCGGTGATGTTCGTGGTCCTCTTCACGTACGTCTTCGGCGGCTCCCTGCAGATCGGGAACACCACCGACGCGGACGTCTACAAGGACTTCCTGATGGCCGGCATCTTCGCGCAGACCGTCACCTTCGCCACGGCGGGATCGGCCGCGGGCATCGCCGACGACATGCAGAAGGGACTGGTCGACCGCTTCCGCTCCCTGCCGATGGCCCGCGGCGCGGTGCTCACCGGCCGGACCGTCGCCGACCTGGTGCAGACGGCGATCACCCTGCTCGTCCTCGCGATCGTCGCGCTGATCGTGGGCTGGCGCACCGGCTCCGCCGAGCCGACCAACGCCGTGCGGATCCTCGCGGGCTTCGGCCTGCTCCTGCTCCTGGGATACGCCTTCACCTGGATCGGAGCGCTGATCGGGCTCTCCGTACGCACCCCGGAGGCGGCGACCTCGGGAGGGATCATCTGGCTGTTCCCGGTGACGTTCGTGTCGAACGCCTTCGTGGACTCCAGCCAGATGACCCCCTGGCTCCGGCACATCGCCGAGTGGAACCCGTTCAGCGCCACCGTGCAGGCCTGCCGCGAGCTGTTCGGCAACCCCGGCGTCGTGCAGTCGGACGCCTGGCCCATGCAGCATCCCGTCTGGGCGTCGGTGATGTGGTCCGTCCTGATCATCGCGGTCTTCCGGACCCTGTCGGTGCGCAAGTACCGCTCGGCCGCCTCATGA
- a CDS encoding helix-turn-helix transcriptional regulator: MDGQLDRRAELSEFLRTRRARLKPEDVGLESFGRHRRVPGLRREELAQLAGVSVAYYTRLEQGNGQNVSTEVLDAIARALRLTDAEQAHLTHLAKPKQQRRRAGAPRGKQPVRVALLQLLESIEAVPAYVTGRRSEILAWNRMAAALFGDWGKLPAAERNWARLVFLNPDYRELFIDWDQKAYDMVSFLRMDAGRHPDDPRLSALVGELSVKSEEFRRLWATHDVKEKSYGVKRMRHPLVGDLTLSFETFRLVDDDEQAFITYHAEPGSPSADALRLLANWGTDAAASLSA, from the coding sequence ATGGATGGACAGCTTGACCGGCGAGCCGAACTGAGCGAGTTCCTGCGCACCCGGCGGGCCCGGCTGAAGCCGGAGGACGTGGGCCTGGAGTCGTTCGGACGGCACCGCCGGGTCCCCGGCCTGCGGCGGGAGGAGCTGGCGCAGCTGGCCGGGGTGTCGGTGGCGTACTACACCCGACTCGAGCAGGGCAACGGACAGAACGTGTCGACGGAGGTGCTGGACGCGATCGCCCGCGCCCTGCGGCTGACCGATGCCGAGCAGGCCCACCTGACGCATCTCGCGAAGCCGAAGCAGCAGCGCCGGCGGGCCGGGGCCCCGCGGGGCAAGCAGCCGGTGCGGGTGGCACTGCTCCAGCTCCTGGAGTCGATCGAGGCGGTACCGGCGTACGTGACGGGCCGCCGTTCGGAGATCCTCGCCTGGAACCGGATGGCCGCGGCCCTCTTCGGCGACTGGGGCAAGCTCCCGGCCGCCGAGCGGAACTGGGCACGGCTGGTCTTCCTGAACCCGGACTACCGCGAGCTCTTCATCGACTGGGACCAGAAGGCGTACGACATGGTCAGCTTCCTGCGCATGGACGCGGGCCGGCACCCGGACGACCCGCGACTTTCCGCGCTCGTCGGGGAACTCTCCGTGAAGAGCGAGGAGTTCCGCCGCCTGTGGGCCACACACGACGTCAAGGAGAAGAGCTACGGCGTCAAGCGGATGCGGCACCCGCTGGTCGGTGACCTGACCCTGTCCTTCGAGACCTTCCGCCTGGTCGACGACGACGAGCAGGCCTTCATCACGTACCACGCCGAACCGGGCTCACCCTCGGCGGACGCGCTGCGGCTGCTGGCGAACTGGGGGACGGACGCGGCGGCTTCACTGTCGGCGTGA
- a CDS encoding TetR/AcrR family transcriptional regulator: MKDGQEVTRDGSGAAGHAARPKRADARRNEKTLLDAAAAVFVRSGVEAPVRDIAAEAGVGTATIYRHFPTRADLIIGVYRHQVEACAEAGPALLASAPTPYDALARWIDLFVDFLVTKHGLAGVLQSDNAGFEALHTYFLDRLVPVCTDLLAAASTAGEIHSDVRAIALMRGVGNLCIGAENDPRYDARQLVGLLIRGLRGRD; encoded by the coding sequence GTGAAGGACGGCCAAGAGGTCACGAGGGACGGCTCAGGCGCCGCGGGGCACGCGGCCCGCCCCAAGCGTGCGGACGCGCGGCGCAACGAGAAGACGCTGCTCGACGCGGCCGCCGCGGTGTTCGTGAGGTCGGGCGTGGAAGCCCCCGTCCGCGACATCGCGGCCGAGGCCGGCGTCGGAACGGCCACGATCTACCGCCACTTCCCGACCCGGGCCGACCTCATCATCGGCGTCTACCGGCACCAGGTGGAGGCGTGCGCCGAGGCGGGCCCCGCCCTGCTGGCGAGCGCCCCGACCCCGTACGACGCGCTCGCGCGCTGGATCGACCTCTTCGTCGACTTCCTGGTCACCAAGCACGGCCTGGCCGGGGTCCTCCAGTCCGACAACGCGGGCTTCGAGGCCCTGCACACGTACTTCCTCGACCGCCTGGTCCCGGTGTGCACCGACCTCCTGGCCGCCGCGTCCACCGCCGGAGAGATCCACTCCGACGTACGCGCCATCGCCCTCATGCGCGGCGTCGGCAACCTCTGCATCGGCGCGGAGAACGACCCGCGCTACGACGCACGGCAGCTGGTGGGGCTGCTGATCCGGGGGTTGCGGGGGCGGGACTGA
- a CDS encoding sigma factor-like helix-turn-helix DNA-binding protein has product MRERHVSHNARRAREFEAFVAGAAGRLLHAATLLTGEAPDANPRARRLLSLSLAHTYASWDRLHGEDPYDRARQYLAARFARGAWHRHGGLVRPRRRPVGPLGALTPQERLILVLRLYEGVAEEQAAALLGLPVERVRTICDRATATLLRPPVTPVRPVEAKAKAVTP; this is encoded by the coding sequence GTGCGAGAACGGCATGTGTCTCACAATGCCCGCCGGGCCCGGGAGTTCGAGGCGTTCGTGGCGGGCGCGGCGGGGCGGCTGCTGCATGCCGCCACCCTGCTCACGGGGGAGGCGCCGGACGCCAACCCGCGCGCGCGGCGGCTGCTGTCGCTGTCCCTCGCCCACACGTACGCGTCCTGGGACCGGCTGCACGGCGAGGACCCGTACGACCGGGCCCGGCAGTATCTGGCGGCCCGCTTCGCCCGCGGCGCCTGGCACCGGCACGGCGGCCTGGTCCGGCCCCGGCGGCGACCCGTGGGACCGCTGGGCGCGCTCACCCCTCAGGAACGCCTGATCCTGGTCCTCAGGCTGTACGAGGGTGTCGCCGAGGAACAGGCGGCCGCGCTGCTCGGCCTGCCCGTGGAGCGCGTACGCACGATCTGCGACCGGGCGACGGCCACCCTGCTGCGCCCGCCCGTCACACCGGTCCGCCCGGTGGAGGCGAAGGCGAAGGCGGTTACGCCGTGA
- a CDS encoding NAD(P)-dependent alcohol dehydrogenase: MTTVAAYAAPAAKAPLERTTIERREVREHDVLIDIKFAGICHSDIHQVQEGWGEAIFPMVPGHEIAGIVSEVGPGVTKFAVGDRVGVGCMVDSCRECENCKAGREQYCTGGNVMTYNGIGKDGEPTYGGYSEKVVVDENFVLGIPEGISLDEAAPLLCAGITTYSPLRRWNAGPGKKVAVVGLGGLGHMAVKLAHALGAEVTVLSQSLRKKDDGLKLGADHYYATSDPATFEELAGSFDLIVSTVSAPLDLGAYLGLLKTEGTLANVGAPEEPVSLNLFALLGGGKSLSGSMIGGIAETQEMLDFCAEHGIGAEIELIAASEVNEAYERVQASDVRYRFVIDTATI; the protein is encoded by the coding sequence ATGACCACTGTCGCCGCGTACGCAGCACCCGCCGCCAAGGCTCCGCTGGAGCGCACCACCATCGAGCGGCGCGAGGTGCGGGAACACGACGTCCTGATCGACATCAAGTTCGCCGGCATCTGTCACTCCGACATCCACCAGGTCCAGGAGGGCTGGGGCGAGGCCATCTTCCCGATGGTCCCCGGCCACGAGATCGCGGGCATCGTCTCCGAGGTCGGCCCCGGCGTCACGAAGTTCGCCGTCGGCGACCGGGTGGGCGTCGGCTGCATGGTCGACTCCTGCCGCGAGTGCGAGAACTGCAAGGCCGGCCGCGAGCAGTACTGCACGGGCGGCAACGTGATGACGTACAACGGCATCGGCAAGGACGGCGAGCCGACCTACGGCGGCTACTCGGAGAAGGTCGTCGTCGACGAGAACTTCGTCCTCGGCATCCCCGAGGGCATCTCCCTGGACGAGGCCGCGCCCCTGCTGTGCGCCGGCATCACCACGTACTCGCCGCTCAGGCGCTGGAACGCGGGCCCCGGCAAGAAGGTCGCCGTCGTCGGCCTGGGCGGTCTCGGCCACATGGCCGTCAAGCTCGCGCACGCCCTGGGCGCCGAGGTGACCGTGCTGTCGCAGTCGCTGCGCAAGAAGGACGACGGCCTGAAGCTGGGCGCCGACCACTACTACGCCACCAGCGACCCGGCCACCTTCGAGGAACTGGCGGGCAGCTTCGACCTGATCGTCTCCACGGTCTCCGCCCCGCTCGACCTCGGCGCCTACCTGGGCCTGCTGAAGACGGAGGGCACGCTGGCCAACGTCGGCGCGCCCGAGGAGCCGGTCTCCCTCAACCTGTTCGCGCTGCTCGGCGGCGGCAAGTCCCTCTCCGGATCCATGATCGGCGGCATCGCCGAGACCCAGGAGATGCTGGACTTCTGCGCCGAGCACGGCATCGGCGCGGAGATCGAGCTGATCGCCGCGTCCGAGGTCAACGAGGCGTACGAGCGGGTGCAGGCGAGTGACGTGCGGTACCGGTTCGTGATCGACACGGCGACGATCTGA
- a CDS encoding cystathionine gamma-synthase: MSDRHISQHFETLAIHAGNTADPLTGAVVPPIYQVSTYKQDGVGGLRGGYEYSRSANPTRTALEENLAALEGGRRGLAFASGLAAEDCLLRALLRPGDHVVIPNDAYGGTFRLFAKVATRWGVEWSVADTSDPAAVRAAITPKTKAVWVETPSNPLLGITDIAAVAQVARDAGARLVVDNTFATPYLQQPLALGADVVVHSLTKYMGGHSDVVGGALIVNDQELGEELAFHQNAMGAVAGPFDAWLVLRGTKTLAVRMDRHSENAVKVADMLSRHARVTSVLYPGLPEHPGHEIAAKQMKAFGGMVSFRVEGGEQAAVEVCNRAQVFTLGESLGGVESLIEHPGRMTHASAAGSALEVPADLVRLSVGIENVDDLLADLQQALG, from the coding sequence ATGAGCGACAGGCACATCAGTCAGCACTTCGAGACGCTCGCGATTCACGCGGGCAACACCGCCGATCCCCTGACGGGCGCGGTCGTCCCGCCGATCTATCAGGTGTCGACCTACAAGCAGGACGGCGTCGGCGGACTGCGCGGCGGCTACGAGTACAGCCGCAGCGCCAACCCGACCCGCACGGCCCTGGAGGAGAACCTCGCGGCCCTGGAGGGCGGCCGCCGCGGTCTCGCGTTCGCGTCCGGACTGGCGGCCGAGGACTGCCTGTTGCGCGCGCTGCTGCGGCCCGGCGACCACGTGGTGATCCCGAACGACGCGTACGGCGGCACGTTCCGGCTCTTCGCCAAGGTCGCCACCCGGTGGGGCGTGGAATGGTCCGTGGCCGACACGAGCGACCCCGCCGCCGTGCGGGCCGCGATCACCCCGAAGACCAAGGCCGTGTGGGTGGAGACGCCCTCCAACCCGCTGCTCGGGATCACCGACATCGCGGCCGTCGCCCAGGTCGCCCGCGACGCCGGCGCCCGGCTCGTCGTCGACAACACCTTCGCCACGCCGTACCTCCAGCAGCCGCTGGCGCTCGGCGCGGACGTCGTCGTGCACTCGCTGACCAAGTACATGGGCGGCCACTCGGACGTCGTCGGCGGCGCGCTGATCGTGAACGACCAGGAGCTGGGCGAGGAACTGGCGTTCCACCAGAACGCGATGGGCGCGGTCGCCGGGCCCTTCGACGCCTGGCTGGTGCTGCGCGGCACCAAGACCCTCGCCGTGCGCATGGACCGGCACAGCGAGAACGCGGTCAAGGTCGCCGACATGCTCTCCCGGCACGCGCGCGTGACGAGCGTCCTGTACCCGGGCCTCCCGGAGCACCCGGGGCACGAGATCGCCGCCAAGCAGATGAAGGCCTTCGGCGGCATGGTCTCGTTCCGCGTCGAGGGCGGCGAGCAGGCGGCTGTCGAGGTCTGCAACCGCGCGCAGGTGTTCACGCTCGGTGAGTCCCTGGGCGGTGTCGAGTCGCTGATCGAGCACCCCGGGCGGATGACGCACGCCTCCGCCGCGGGCTCGGCCCTGGAGGTGCCCGCCGACCTGGTGCGGCTGTCGGTCGGCATCGAGAACGTCGACGACCTGCTGGCGGACCTCCAGCAGGCCCTGGGCTAG